The following are encoded in a window of Sinomonas cyclohexanicum genomic DNA:
- a CDS encoding IS256 family transposase, giving the protein MVDPVTGEIIDHRKLAEQLLAQAKEQGVGLVGPGGLLSGLTKQVLETALEAELTEHLGHGHGERPLSSNMRNGTRKKTVLTEIGPVEIEVPRDREGSFEPVIVPKRKRRLEGIDQIVLSLSARGLTTGEIAAHFDEVYGAKVSKDTVSKITEKVAGELSEWSSRPLDPVYPVIFVDAIVVKVRDGQVRNTPFYVVMGVSSNGEREILGIWAGGEGGEGARFWLSVFAELKNRGVEDVFIAVCDGLKGLPEAITTTWERTVVQQCIVHLIRNSFQYAGRQHRDAIVKALKPVYTAPSEAAAKDRFAEFAKEWGSRYPAIVRLWESAWAEFVPFLEYDVEIRRVICTTNAIESINARYRRAVRARGHFPTAAAALKCLYLVTRSLDPTGGGRARWAIRWKPALNAFAITFADRFERTTH; this is encoded by the coding sequence ATGGTCGATCCTGTGACGGGAGAGATTATCGACCACAGGAAGCTGGCCGAACAGCTTCTTGCCCAGGCGAAGGAGCAGGGCGTCGGGCTTGTCGGGCCGGGCGGGCTGCTGTCCGGGCTGACGAAGCAGGTCCTCGAGACTGCGCTCGAGGCAGAGCTGACCGAGCATCTGGGCCACGGGCACGGCGAGCGGCCGCTGAGCTCGAATATGCGAAACGGCACACGGAAGAAGACGGTGCTGACGGAGATCGGACCGGTGGAGATCGAGGTTCCCCGGGACCGGGAGGGCTCCTTCGAGCCCGTGATCGTGCCCAAGCGGAAGCGTCGTCTGGAGGGCATCGACCAGATCGTGCTCTCGCTTTCCGCGCGGGGCCTGACCACCGGGGAGATCGCCGCGCACTTCGACGAGGTGTATGGGGCGAAGGTCTCCAAGGACACGGTCTCGAAGATCACCGAGAAGGTCGCCGGGGAGCTCTCGGAGTGGTCCTCCCGCCCGCTTGACCCGGTCTACCCGGTGATCTTCGTCGACGCGATCGTCGTGAAGGTCAGAGACGGCCAGGTGCGCAACACCCCGTTCTACGTGGTCATGGGAGTGAGCTCGAACGGAGAACGGGAGATCCTGGGCATCTGGGCCGGAGGCGAGGGAGGCGAAGGGGCGAGGTTCTGGCTGAGCGTGTTCGCGGAGCTGAAGAACCGTGGGGTCGAGGACGTGTTCATCGCGGTGTGCGACGGGCTCAAGGGTCTGCCCGAAGCCATCACCACCACGTGGGAGCGCACGGTGGTCCAGCAGTGCATCGTTCACCTGATCCGCAACTCGTTCCAGTACGCAGGCCGGCAGCACCGCGACGCGATCGTCAAGGCGCTCAAACCGGTCTACACGGCACCGTCCGAGGCCGCGGCGAAGGACCGCTTCGCCGAGTTCGCCAAGGAGTGGGGTTCCCGCTACCCGGCGATCGTGCGGCTCTGGGAGTCCGCCTGGGCGGAGTTCGTGCCGTTCCTCGAATACGACGTGGAGATCAGGCGCGTGATCTGCACGACGAACGCGATCGAGTCGATCAACGCCCGCTACCGCCGGGCCGTCAGGGCACGGGGCCACTTCCCGACCGCGGCCGCGGCGCTGAAGTGCCTCTACCTGGTCACCCGCTCCCTTGACCCCACAGGCGGCGGCAGGGCACGCTGGGCGATCAGGTGGAAGCCAGCCCTCAACGCGTTCGCGATCACCTTCGCGGACCGGTTCGAGAGAACCACTCACTGA
- a CDS encoding P-loop NTPase: MNIPAEPSDSPVPDGRHADLLPTGNLSPDRFEDFTEDLLNAHRFVAEPARHVLRVQRWGRRGDKQHGIDFEGTWSDGTAVAWQCKRLDKLSEADVHAFVAECTFVADEYYIVYSGEASSAARRAVKAHEGWDILDRRGLTQMLEDVPLHRQRRLLDAMWGETFRRHFLRVPGDDSFLGLQDMTDRRRSADDLLNDLGPTAGRVKETEALASALDRTQDWPRVVIVSGVGGIGKTRLMVQCLNTFQESNPQIQVLWLSPGQSPDVAAVRELPLTPAVVVVDDAHRIGDLGPLLNYAKQYPDTQLVLGARGLESRSILFGLLRGGFNQDEIRHISVEPLRERESRSLVTALSDGLSIDYPLTELLVRQACDAPFMAVLTLNMIRRGLLSGHLAVNAGLRQQVMARYEDVLVEGVDAVERRRVQKVLATLSALGAVDLNDKEIRTGIMEMGGIELEDYLELLAQLRDRGVLLEQGGRARVGPELFADQVLEQASVIGGNPTSFIATLWDALGEVAREDLLTSIGSLEWRLSQLKGPSVMNPVWAGLEAVIDRGGYGTLYALAGHLGMLPLTQPAKTVWILGRIQHRLDVLDALPPDENPSGRSLDDDRAAMFGSGLIDRTAVERRLAAPYGACAANEPEVLEEVLDALWSLGRGDPRAIDKALDHPCRVILDQLCNLARLPDRSYPLRIIAAVARWLAEPPRPDDALTPLFAVAPFLAKEGTTTDMGHNALSLKSYLIDPASARPLRDAIRELCLGAASDENLPLTAEILKLLEGAVSEPIGLVGAQVDDEHRTVWSEDDLATIATLRTIAESTHKSVVRRAVRRAAEIPAAHATSPEMRHAALSLLTWLDQLEDDDLSDYLLGGETLAGPASQRGQTVPPLEELRKAISAASSTDPDAKTDDFDSRWQEHLLRVQASLTRLADSIWPPSNSPKAGVQRVDRELREALLMSEASPTMPPNQIVELFSHLVAHRPAHLVGIVEEIIELPDGPIDLGVPVLLEGLRSGDEVFLESLFIEMQNQREGMRRAVARAARIYGWAERGGPYAEVVMRGTTDRSEGVRQEFLAALPLMSDPVSVSGSLIEHGADEGTISGILGAAAGLHGLNWGRELTSEQASAVLDLLSRLKVGTWQTETLIADIASNHARLVLDRLSNDRALGQLLRLPMYGILQQTLAENPGAIAGWILAECKGPNQAGVAEVLSKVVGERLPHHVKDALIAAAGDLDEEQLSHLFGILSPIDAWAAHHIDLARRLIHRARQLGPETLGNALDQIRRRLTPTFWTYHGPESPELRAALASLAAASKSETDADLHELELGAERSLIDRIAQIMQEFEEENS; the protein is encoded by the coding sequence GTGAACATCCCAGCAGAGCCGTCGGACTCACCGGTCCCAGATGGGCGTCACGCGGATCTGCTGCCCACCGGGAATCTATCGCCTGATCGATTCGAGGACTTCACCGAGGATCTCCTTAACGCGCACCGGTTCGTGGCGGAGCCTGCCCGGCATGTGCTGCGGGTCCAACGATGGGGCCGTCGAGGCGACAAGCAGCACGGAATCGACTTCGAGGGAACCTGGAGCGACGGCACAGCGGTCGCGTGGCAGTGCAAGCGACTGGACAAGCTGAGTGAAGCTGACGTCCATGCGTTCGTCGCTGAGTGCACCTTTGTAGCGGATGAGTACTACATCGTCTATTCAGGCGAGGCTTCCTCCGCCGCTCGACGCGCAGTGAAGGCCCATGAAGGCTGGGACATCCTCGACCGGCGCGGCCTCACCCAGATGCTGGAGGACGTTCCGCTACACAGGCAAAGGCGACTGCTCGATGCGATGTGGGGCGAGACGTTTCGGCGCCACTTCCTTCGAGTTCCGGGAGACGACTCGTTCCTCGGCCTCCAGGACATGACCGACCGTCGTCGGAGCGCAGACGATCTGCTGAATGACCTCGGACCAACGGCCGGGCGGGTCAAGGAAACCGAAGCCCTGGCCTCCGCGTTGGACCGCACGCAGGATTGGCCGAGGGTCGTAATTGTCAGCGGTGTCGGCGGTATCGGCAAGACCCGTCTCATGGTCCAGTGCTTGAATACATTTCAGGAGTCGAATCCTCAGATCCAGGTGCTCTGGCTCTCTCCCGGCCAGAGCCCCGACGTGGCTGCAGTGCGCGAACTGCCGTTGACGCCCGCCGTGGTGGTCGTCGACGACGCACACCGCATCGGGGACCTCGGACCTCTCCTGAACTATGCCAAGCAGTACCCGGACACCCAGCTCGTGCTCGGTGCCAGAGGATTGGAGTCGCGATCAATCCTTTTCGGGCTGCTCCGAGGGGGCTTCAACCAGGACGAGATCCGTCACATTTCGGTCGAGCCCCTCAGGGAGCGCGAGAGCCGCAGTCTGGTGACGGCGCTTTCCGACGGCCTCTCGATCGACTACCCGCTTACCGAACTTCTGGTCCGTCAGGCGTGCGATGCACCGTTCATGGCAGTTCTGACGCTGAACATGATCCGGCGCGGGCTGCTGTCAGGACACCTGGCCGTCAATGCCGGCCTGAGGCAACAGGTGATGGCCCGATATGAGGATGTGCTCGTGGAAGGCGTCGACGCGGTCGAACGCCGCCGCGTCCAGAAGGTGCTGGCCACACTATCAGCGCTCGGCGCGGTTGATCTCAACGACAAGGAGATCCGCACAGGCATCATGGAGATGGGTGGGATCGAGTTGGAGGACTACCTCGAGCTTCTCGCACAGCTCCGGGACCGCGGTGTGCTGCTTGAACAGGGTGGCAGGGCAAGAGTTGGGCCTGAGCTGTTCGCCGACCAGGTCCTAGAGCAGGCATCAGTGATTGGGGGGAACCCCACGAGCTTCATCGCGACCCTCTGGGACGCACTCGGAGAGGTGGCTCGCGAGGATCTCCTGACATCGATCGGCAGTCTTGAGTGGCGGCTTTCCCAGCTGAAAGGCCCAAGCGTCATGAACCCCGTCTGGGCAGGGCTCGAGGCTGTAATCGATCGGGGCGGTTACGGGACCCTGTACGCCCTCGCCGGACACCTTGGCATGCTGCCGCTCACCCAGCCCGCCAAGACGGTGTGGATTCTGGGCCGAATCCAGCACCGGCTGGACGTACTCGACGCGCTTCCACCCGACGAGAATCCCTCAGGCCGGTCCCTCGACGACGATCGGGCCGCGATGTTCGGATCGGGGCTGATTGACCGCACGGCCGTGGAGCGCAGGCTGGCCGCTCCGTATGGAGCCTGCGCCGCCAACGAACCAGAGGTATTGGAGGAAGTCCTCGATGCCCTCTGGAGCCTTGGCCGAGGAGACCCACGCGCCATCGACAAGGCGCTCGACCATCCGTGCAGGGTCATCCTCGACCAGCTCTGCAATTTGGCACGACTCCCTGACCGGTCTTATCCGCTGCGGATCATCGCAGCCGTCGCGCGATGGCTCGCCGAGCCGCCCCGACCAGACGATGCCCTCACGCCGTTGTTCGCAGTCGCGCCGTTCCTTGCCAAGGAGGGGACGACGACGGATATGGGTCACAACGCGCTCTCGCTGAAGTCTTACCTAATTGATCCCGCATCGGCCCGCCCGCTCAGGGACGCCATCAGGGAGCTGTGCTTGGGAGCGGCAAGCGACGAGAACCTGCCGCTGACCGCCGAGATCCTCAAGCTGCTCGAGGGAGCGGTGAGCGAGCCCATCGGGTTAGTCGGCGCACAGGTGGACGACGAGCACCGGACTGTGTGGTCCGAGGACGATCTGGCAACCATCGCGACCCTGCGCACCATCGCGGAATCCACACACAAGTCCGTCGTCCGCAGAGCGGTCCGACGCGCCGCCGAGATACCGGCCGCGCACGCCACCTCGCCGGAGATGAGGCACGCAGCGCTGTCACTGCTGACCTGGCTGGACCAGCTCGAGGACGATGATCTGAGCGACTATCTCCTCGGCGGCGAAACCCTTGCCGGACCGGCTTCCCAGCGCGGCCAGACCGTGCCCCCGCTGGAGGAGCTTCGAAAAGCTATCTCGGCAGCGTCCTCTACTGACCCGGATGCGAAGACCGATGACTTCGACTCCCGGTGGCAGGAGCATCTTCTGCGCGTTCAGGCGAGCCTGACTCGTCTTGCAGACTCGATTTGGCCGCCGAGCAATAGTCCAAAAGCGGGGGTACAGCGCGTAGACCGCGAGCTGCGCGAGGCGCTGTTGATGTCAGAGGCATCGCCTACCATGCCCCCAAATCAGATTGTGGAACTCTTCTCCCATCTTGTGGCACACCGTCCAGCTCACCTCGTCGGTATCGTCGAGGAAATCATCGAGCTGCCCGACGGGCCGATCGACCTAGGGGTTCCGGTGCTCCTTGAAGGGCTACGCAGCGGGGACGAGGTCTTCCTGGAATCACTGTTCATTGAGATGCAAAACCAAAGGGAAGGCATGCGGCGGGCCGTGGCTCGCGCCGCACGCATATACGGGTGGGCGGAGCGCGGCGGCCCCTACGCTGAGGTCGTCATGCGAGGAACAACAGACCGGTCGGAAGGCGTTCGGCAGGAGTTCCTTGCCGCGCTCCCACTCATGAGTGACCCTGTGTCGGTCTCGGGATCACTCATCGAACATGGGGCCGACGAAGGCACCATCTCGGGGATCCTCGGAGCGGCGGCTGGCCTTCACGGACTGAACTGGGGCCGGGAGCTGACCTCGGAACAGGCTTCGGCGGTCCTCGACCTCCTATCCCGCCTGAAGGTCGGGACATGGCAGACCGAAACCCTGATCGCCGACATTGCCAGCAACCACGCGCGCCTCGTTCTCGACCGACTGTCGAACGATAGAGCGCTTGGTCAGTTACTGCGACTTCCCATGTACGGGATCCTCCAGCAAACACTCGCCGAAAACCCTGGGGCAATCGCCGGTTGGATTCTCGCCGAGTGTAAAGGACCGAACCAGGCCGGAGTCGCCGAGGTGCTCAGTAAGGTCGTCGGCGAAAGGCTTCCCCACCATGTCAAGGACGCTCTGATTGCCGCCGCAGGAGATCTCGACGAAGAACAGCTATCGCATCTTTTCGGCATCCTTTCTCCGATCGATGCATGGGCAGCCCATCACATCGACCTCGCTCGCCGCCTGATCCACCGCGCACGACAGCTCGGACCGGAAACACTGGGCAACGCCCTGGACCAGATTCGCCGCCGGCTCACTCCGACCTTCTGGACCTACCATGGCCCCGAGTCGCCGGAACTTCGGGCAGCACTCGCCAGCCTGGCAGCTGCGTCCAAATCAGAGACAGACGCTGACCTCCACGAACTGGAGCTGGGCGCTGAACGGAGTCTCATCGACCGGATTGCACAAATAATGCAAGAATTCGAGGAAGAAAACAGTTAG